The Dermacentor andersoni chromosome 1, qqDerAnde1_hic_scaffold, whole genome shotgun sequence genomic interval gatttgaggcacgccgtagtggaggactcctgaaatttcgatcatcaggggtttttcaacgtgcacctaaatctaaggacgcgggtgttttcgaatttcgcccccatctaaatgcagccgccgtggccgggattcgatcccgcgaccttgtggtcagcagcctaacgccagagccactgcgcaaccacggcaggtgtctAAAGCAATCGAGCAATGCAGTGACAGGCCATATTGTTTAAGTGACGTTCATTTCGGACTTCAGCGTTGACTTTCAATTATTCGACTATATGCCAAATGCTGAAATATTGTGCCGCTTTATGACTTTCGCTTACCAAGATAACCTATGAGCCTGGAGGCATGCTGACTGTATGACGCCAACgcaatgatgatggtataagaaGGAATGATATTGTGAGGTCAccggatcgattcccggccacggcggccccatttcgatggggacgaaatgcaagaacacccgtgaaGTCAGAATCaagtgcacgtaaaagaaccccaggtggttaaaatttcaggaatcccccactacggcgtacctcataatcggatcgtggttttggcaagtaaatcctcATAACGTAATTTAAATTTGAAGGAGTGATATTGAGGTAATGGTAAAGTCGTACAATGGCGACGACATGGCGAAAATGACAGCTGCAATCTTAAGTCATGATCATGGTATAACAAGGACGACATGACGATGACGGTAAGACAACCGCATGAAAAAGCGACAATGACGACGACCGCACCGCCGAGGTGGCAAGATGACTATACCGTGTCACAACAAATGCATGATAGCTTCtctgtgacgacgacgcaatgacaacgatggcatgacaacgacggcataatcCCGACACGATGGCGACAGCATAACTGCGCCctaataaggaaaaaaaattacgtcGATACATCAACGAGGGTGGTGCGACTGCAAGACAATGGGATTGCGACCCTGAAGGGACGACAGcggcggctactgtgaatcgcgtcccccgcgtcacccacgcgctgcctctcgcgatctcccatttagcgaggcagtcgcgccacacttcgctccgtttacaACGTGCGACGGAGCAGGGACAGTGTCGCACGTTTACAACGTGCGacactgtccgcgccagccaatatatcgctaaatgaaaacacgtatagagctggcCTTAAATGGGGCATTAGGATGTAAGAGAATCGTCGGGGAACGTTTTTGTACGCTAAATAGAGTTTACCTTTGTATGTGCTGCTCAACTCCAGGAAAATAAGCAGTGCTTTAAGTCGCTATAAAGTTGACGTTGATCGTGAGAAAAATTCTGCCTAAATGTTGATTTATATATTTCTTCAGGTAAAATTTTGCTGTTctttatgaaataaatatttactTAATTTTATCAATTTATTTTATGTGGTTTATTTACCTCCTTTTACTGAAGTACATATTGCGACATAGATACCACATAAACCAGTAGAGTTAATGAgccaaacgagaacaaggtgaaagctggagcctacgtttcgacaagtggacttgtctactcccgccttccccgtgttttccaccAGAGTTAAGAAAGACTTACAAAGCAACATCACGTGAATTGAATCCTGGCACATATTTGGCTTAGTCGCCTTAACAAAATTAGCAGAATAAATGCGACTACACAAACCTAATTCTGAAACAGCTCCAGGGGCGCACCCAGAGTAAAACAACGGTATGGCGCGCTGCCTCTCAAGGGATGATTTACAATTATGTTACCTCGTAAACTCGCCCTGCAGTTCCAATTGTTCATGTACTAATTTATCACATATAGAAGGTAGAAGTATTAGCTAGAAATGTTCATTATTTTAATGAATAAAACAAAGTACGTGCCactaaagcaaaagaaataaagaaatgtgcaggttatCTATTTTACACTAAAGCAAATAGCCATCAGTGTTGAAATGGGTATTTAGTGATTTCATAAGTTTCCCCCTTGCAACCCTGAATAATTAATGAATAATTTGCTGGGATTTAATTGGCTCTATCAAAGAAAATGTGATTGTTCGATAGTTCTAATTTCTTCATTAAATTATCAGGTCTTGATGCCGGCCAAGCTGGCATGATTCCAAACGACGTACAAGGTAACACCGCTCGACTGGGACCAAACCATAACATTGCATGAGTCGTGTGAACAACCGCTACAAGAATAAACAAAAGTATACAAGTAAAAAGCCATTACCGCAAAGATAGCGGCCAATGTTCATCTAGTGTCTAACGTAGACATTTAAATGAGTAATATGCTGCACAAAATACATGCACCATACGCGCTGTTTCTGCTCTTCTGCCCATTGTAGTTTTCTTCACTAACCGGTAGAAAAGATGTCGCACCAACAATGCCTTAACATAACGCTTGCAGTGTTCATTATCTTACccagaaaagcaaaagaaaatactAGCTTCTTCGGTAGCATGTTTCATCCATTGTACGTGAAAACACTGAAGCATTTGATGTATCTGCGCTTGCTACGTATGGGATAATGATTGCGTGTGTGTCGTTCTCACGATACCTGTGGTATCGTGAGGCAATCTTGAGCCCGGAATTTGCTCATTGTATTCGATGTGAAGGACTTCAGTTCATTCCACAGACAGTTGTCAGAATTAAAGCGAATAGTTCGCCTTTGCGCCATTTCCATTTCTTAAGATGGAGCCTCGAATGGCTAATTGCAATGGCTTATACCGACAAGAATGGGGCTCTAGTGCAGTGAGAAAATATCATCGTGTTTAGACCTGCTAATTCCTTATTTAACCACCCTTACCTGGCATTTCTTCTCCTTTCGAGTAGGAAGAAATACCAAAACCACGCTTTACATATTACATCATATATAGCCTATGTGAGACAGGTACGGGTCTTCAAGTTTAGCCACACAGACCATCAAAGGCAGCAGTGTTCAATTTACGCAAACTAGAGCCACAATCGAGCGCGAAGATTAAATGCTTCAAGTTAGCGCTCAGGTTCAGAACGACGCCTTATCATTAACGCAAGATTTTGTTTGTCAACCTCTCAATTGTCAAGATGTGTTTTTCTCCTTTCGTAACAAGAGTGGGCCGTTTTGAGCTCCTTTGTCCGTGTCCTTGCAGGAATGCTCCTGGAACCGGAGGAAGGGAACAGCGAGAGTTGTGCGGTGTCTGTGGCACCGTTTCGAACAGGCCAGACGCCTTACACGGGCGCGCGAAGGAACCCACGGATGACACAGCCCAGATTTGCAAAGCCTGTGATCAATCGTCTGTGAGGATGTCTAAGTCTGTCGAACATTGCCACAACCTCACTGGCAAAAAACACAAATGCGAAGCCTGTGGCAAACAGTTCCACTGGGCTTGGGATCTAGCTAAACATCAGCGTACTCACACAGACGAGAGACCATACAAATGCCAAATATGTGAAAAAATGTTCCGGCAGGCTGGTCATCTAGATAACCATAAGCGCACGCATACAGATGAGAAACCCTACTTTTGCATAACATGCGGAAAAACGTACAAGTCACCGTCCAATCTCCGTAAACATGAGCGCACTCACCCAGAGGAGAACCGCCATGCATGCCAAAAATGTGCTAAATCATTTGAAAACAAATATAACCTCAAGAGACATGTAGACACGCAATGTGGAAACAGCGCTTTCATTTGCGAAATCTGTGATCGATTCTATATGACCAAATCAACTCTCATTCGTCACCGCCGAACAAAGCACGCGGATAAAGCACCATATGACTGTACGCAGTGCGGATGTCGATTTGCAGACCAAGAAATACGCGATAGGCATGTGTGCCAGAAGGAACGCAGGATGTGAACGATGCTGTCTGGTTTTTCGAAATTGCGCGACAAGACCTCGTCGCCAGAAGTATTTGTGATGCTTCGATGTTGAAAGATACTGCAGGTCCTGGCCAGCGCTCACTGTCTCATGAACTATCTTTTTGGTGAATGTTGCTTTATCAAACTGACTTTCAGACAAACCCTAATTGGCTGCAAGATAGTGTTTTGTGTAATTAGATGCTAAAATCTCCACAAAAGATCAGTGACCCCCATTTGGTTTGAGAAACTTCTTGTGGAGGTCTTTTGACAGTGTACCAGCGAAGAAGATTTGATGAACCATATTCGTAATAATATTGCAGCGTAAACAGAATGTAATATCTCTTTAGGGAGCATTTGAGAAAGGAGGTACTGTATTCTTGTCAACTAAAAAGTAATTTCTGCCATTAATCGAGGTCCAGAGGCAAAATTGCCTTCGAGAGAAAGCACTTGCAGATGCTTTTACGACAATGCTTAGCTACATCGTACGCGTATGAAAAGTATCTGCTTGAGAAAGTTTGTTCAATGCATTGACCGTTCTTTGGCGCCTGTATTCATACCGCAAATGTTTTTTCTATACCATAAAATAAGCCGATGATGATAGTCAGACAGTACTAGACTCAGATCATTTGAAAATTCATTATATGACATGGTCTCCTCCTAGGAAAATTTTTAGTTGTTTTATTGTGGCAGGACTTCTGAAGTTTCATGGAAATCTTTTTATCCACTCGGAAGTCGTCTGTTTTGACTCGGACTGCTCTCGTAGCAGCTGTAAAATCTTTTTAGCCTGATGGGACAGACGCTTCTGTGCAAAAATGACAAATGTTTAACATGACAATTAGGTTTTCATATATGTTTCCATGCTTACTTTTATATATTTTTCCTGTGGACGCATTTttccggctaacaaatgttacgTTACCGCTCAGCGCATTACGCGCCTGCGTGCATCAGAACATTCTAGATCTTTGTCACcaatcatatttttttctttctgtgctttGGTCGCACCTTTCATAACCAAACTGCATGCTCAATACGAATTCAAGTGTGCATTCTTGAAGGCTTGCAAGCACCAACGCTTACGCTACAATCTTGAACGAATGATGCATGAATATCCGACAAACGTTAGGCTCCAATCACTGATTCGGCGATTGATGTCTACGCTCGTCACTATCTTCCTGCCCGAATGTAACTCATTTTGTGCCTTCCCGTTCCCCGATAAGAGTTAGTTGCGTGACTGAAGTTTCTTGCTAGTGcattgttcaccgtcactacaacgttgCATCTCGTAGAGGGGCTTGCTGTGACCGGACACACTCGGCAAGCCATGAAAACAACATACACATTGTCATAGGCTACTGAGCTTGCCACAACATACAACCGCGCGTGTACGCTCATGTGGCCGCGAATGCCAGGAACATCATGGCCCAATCAGCAGTCCCAATGACAATCCTTGTGTCGCCAGCAACGATCACGCTGCAACAGCCAATGAAGCCACCGTTATCCACAGAACATCGTTTAAGATCCGGAAAGCTGACTGCAAACAGAAGCATAAATCGCCACATATAACAAATGAAAGTGCGACTAGCAGCGTCAGGACGATTTCTCATTAAAAGACACCACTAGGATGCGGTTTAAAATACGAGCCTCCGGCATAACAGCGTGGGAGCTGTTTTGCAGGGGCTTCCTACAAACATTCACGAGCGCCTTGAGCAAGAAGCAGGATAAAACCATGATATAATCTTGTGTGCAGCTTCCGAATGAGCACATCTCGATGATCACGGAAGATATGAACCGTTTGTTAGGCACGCCCACCCTGATATGTCGGATAAGAAAGCGTGTTTCCTCATGCGCGGTTTGAGGCAAGAGATTGACGGCGGACTGATTCGTAAACCGGCCAAGACCGTCGCGAAACTTCTAACAGAAGCCACATCGACAAGGCGCTGAAAATGCGCACTCGGCAACATAGCCGCCTAGGGCTTTCGCTGAAGTGAAAAATACGGGCACTAGGCTCCGACAATCTCCCAAAGCCCATCGGAGCCGTTTTACGCGAATGACTGCGTAGGAAGTTCGGTTCGACGCAGCCTCAATAGCCTTAATTGCGGACATTCTCTGAGGACATATCCAAAAGTCATTATGAGTCCCTGGGTCTTCGCAGCTCAAGCAGTCAGTGATGACTTAGGTCGCTGTAATCCGCCGTCGACGTCCGCCTCCGCACAGGCACAAGAGTGCTGGAACTCTTGAATTCCGTCGCCAGTTGCCGCCACCAAGCCAGCCACCCATCAGCTCACTCAACTCCCTGAGGAAGACACACGTATGGTGTGCACCCGGCCACTCCCCGCTCTGCCGTCACAGCGGAAATACAGGCCACATCTACTGTCGATAACCAGACCTTGACATGGTACAACCATGCTTCACGTGCTATATCTCGTCGTTCATTGCGAGGCGAGCGACCGCGTTAAATTCCCAACTACTTGATTGCAACTCGGGGGAGAGCCCGGCGATTTTCCCGATCGTCCTCTCGCTGCAGTGCCCTCAGTAGAATGGCCCATTACGTGGCCAGTATTTTCGTGAACACATATTCAGTAGACTACACGAACTAGCAATGACACGCTGTAATTTCGACGAACCTCCGAATTACAAATTTAGTGAAAATGTAACACAAAGAGACCCAAAATTGTTGGCTAGCTATTTGTGCTAAGTTAGTATCAATCTTTACTTACTAACAAAACTATACGGTTCTTAAACTTTCAGAAACTTTGAACGGGTTGACAGATTCATAGCACCCTACGATTTCCGCATACTGTGCCACTACCTGAAAATTGTAACTCTTCGGTAACAAGAAAATTTACGCCATGCTGAAACACCGGCCCTCCATGCAGAATGTCCTTTTTTCTAAGGTGATTAGCATTCTCTGGATACTTCACGCAATTTTTGCTCTCCCGGTATCTGTTTCTCTCCCGGTATTCAAATATTTAGTGCGGTGGTTGGGAAGCCGAGTTTAATAAAATTTACTCTGTCGTGTCCGAAGTTGTAGGCTGTGCCGTGTAGGGTTAATAAGGCGACTGAAATTCTTATTCGACTCCCCCCCACTGCTTCATATTCAGAATGAAGGTGTACCCATTCATCTCTGCACTGCTTTATTGCGAATTGCATGAAGGTGGATGGTGATCCAGAGGAGGAGGGTTCTGCCACATCTATTGGCGTTCTCAATTTCCAccatatgaattttttttttaatttcaggcAATTTCTACGCAGTTAGACAAGATGTGCCCCTAGCTACAATTTTTGCAGCGCTAACTGTAGAGTCCGCACTTTTAACGTAGTTCGGTGCTTTCTGTTGCACAGTTTAGTAGCATTGTCCTGTGAATTAACACTTCTGTAATGCTTTCCAAGCTAAACTGGTGTCTACAACCCGACTCTTGCAGATGGGCACTGCGCAATCTTTTTTAATGTTGTCTGATATTCTATATCCTGCCTACACAGGGACGTAAGGAAGGAAGCCGTTTCCGCTTTCGTAGTGAGCTCCTAAACATACACTGCTTACAGCCTCTACTTAGGAAAATGTTACATAAGTATCTAAATGGGCTTTGGATAAACAGTTTCTGAAAGGGGAGTACATCGTTGACTGACGCAAGTATGTCATAGGAAATGAATAGTTTCCGAACCTGCTTCGCACAAAAAATTATAATCCCTTGGTTGAAATGTGTCCTCTCATTTTTTATTTGTCCTCGTCTGCAACGTGCTATGTCGCCTGCTCGTAGTACTTAAGCTAAAAGCAAGAACGTCATCACGTATTTAATGCGCTTATTACTTGATAATCCAGTAAGTATATTGGGCCAAGAGTTGCACGCGCAAAAACACCGAGCTATTGTTTTTCCCTTCCATCCGTGGTATGAGGTAGAGCGTAATAATCTTCTCTAATCGATAAACGTAGCAATCTCAAGGGCTCAAAGTGCTTGCGTGCATTTAAGACGGAGTTTCAGAAATAGAAAGCTGCGCGTACGGAAGCATTGCAACAGGGTTCCCATACCACTAAAAGCTATTCGCCTAGCACCATATATAAGAATGAATTATTCATTTCGTTTGAATTACCCTTCCACTGCGGCGAATGAACACCTTTGCTGTATTTTCATTACATACAGGTGTCACTGCCAATGCAAGCACTAGTTCCCTGCTTCTGAGGTCCAGCACCAGTATCGATCATGGAAGGCCCAGCACAAGTCGCGCTGGCACGGAGCAAGCAACAGCCATTTTAGAAGACGGCGCCAGGTAAGCCCGCATATGGAAAAGTTTCATCACAAAGCAACTCGGAGCCAGCGGGGATGGCAACCCGTGGAACAACCATGCCTGTACTCAATAATCCCTCCCGGAGGAGGGCTTCTTGTTCTGCCTGACGGAGGCACTGCATCAGCAGTTTGGCGTATTCGGCAGGCGGAGCTGGCGTTAACATACGTGACAGTTCCAAGAGCGCTACTGGACATGGACGGAGTAAAAAAATGTTAGGCAGCATGTTGCACTCCTGTTACACGTGAAGGCATACTTTCTGGCTGGTTACCTGCTTACTCAGTCCCCCTTGTCTAATGTATCAAAATAGTGAGGAGCAAGATGTTCATCTAAAAGAAAGCCCTTAAAACGAAGCATAGCATGTCTAAGTTTACCTGGGCGGCGTAGCGTTGGCACACAGGCAGTAAAAAATGTGGTAGAAATTAGTCGGTACTTCcgcactacggcttgcctcataatcagatcgaggtTTTCATACGTAAAACGGCAGCATTTAGTTTTTATATTTCAACTAGTTTCACCAGCACTATGCGTTTCAGCAGCGAAAAGACGAATATTATTTCTTAGCCGTAAGTTAAGCAGCTTCTGAGCCTCATATAGGGCCGAAAAATAACATGAAATATGTCAAAATGCCAAGTAATGTATTGCGTAAGGCTTCGATTTCATTTTTCCTGGTAAATAAGCCTTCTTTATCGCTAATGATCTCAAAGTACACATTCTTTTAAACTTAGCCTCCCATGCAGAGGATGCTGGCGCCTTGGTACGCAATGGCTTCTGGCTTCCCTGATCTGTTCTACGGAAATCACCTGAAACGGGATGGGCATCAAAGAATGTTCGCTATCGGACAAGCACCTGCAGTCTCCTCAGCCGGTCCTCCCCATCATGCTATGCTATTGATCGCGCACCTTAGAGGGCATTATTattgtttaattttattttattatagtCGTAATATCATGCTATAGACGAAACAGTTGCCACCTTCCGTTTTAGCCCAAGACCTTACACATTTCCATCTCATAGTTATCAGTATATTGCCTCAATGCAATATGTCTGTTTCCCTGAAGGATTCTGAACGTAAACGTTTCCACAGGGGCACTTGTCCTCGTCAGTTGCGACCCCTTCTTTAAACATGGGCTTCGGCTACAATCTTTGGTGTACAACTGTTAATCACCTCAAGTCTTACTGTTCATATGAATATCTGTTTTGTGTTTCAGATTTCCTGAGACTTCCAGTGTTGGCCAATGGAACACGCAGTACCACATGGCTAATGGCACATCCAGCGTCCCCGGTAGGTGCGGGAAAGTTTTCAGCCGTTAGTATACCACGCCTCGCCTTCAAGCTGACTGAGGAATGTAACGTTTCCTATCGAACGCTACGCATTTAAacagcatgaatgaatgaatgctgtggttttacgtgtcataactacgatttcattatgatgcacgccgtagtgggggacgtgCCATCCATGTTAAACAGCGTCGTCGCTGGCTCAGGTGTGGTTGAGAAAATGTCGTTCGCGTACCTTTTCGTTTTTCGGTTGATCTAGACGTTTCTTTCTCCCGTTAAGTCATATTATTACTAagaattctttgcctcattcaatagtcggtgacaacctaagaatggAGTGCAAGCTCCGCCCGCAAGACCCAAGCTTAACCACCTTTAACCTATGAAAGCCAAGACGGCTGGAATCCGCTTCGCACCTTACTGAACTTGCTGCGCTAATGAAAATGTAAAGGTAATCGAAGGAAAAGAGCTCGCCATTTGGAGTTAAATTATTACCTTTGCCAGACATCTAATATGGGAATCGCTGATTAAATTTCCCTTGACATTCATGCTTCAACATACCCCCAATGGTACAGAAACTTATGTGCGGTGAAAACAGCTGCTTTAAATGCGCAACGGTGATTGCAGTCACGGAAGTCAGCGAACCGAATTGGATGGCGCATTCATGAAACTTGTGTTTGAGCTTGACTGCTTAGTATAACCGTTTACGCTTGGTTTGTTGCCGACTATAAGCACTTTGTGTTATATAGGTAAGTCGGTAGGCAGGTACGATATGTACGTTCTTATCTAGCGTTATTTAAATGAACAGAAAATGATTGCGTCCACGATGACAGAATCACAACCATGGTGTCGGACACAGCAATGCGGGTACTGTAGCCATTAGACCACAATCACACAAAAGAGCGAAGGATCTTCATAAAATCTCCCGCATTCAGTGAAGAAATCATTGAGAATGAGCGTCCGATACCAGTGACTCACCGTCATGAACATTTGTAATTGCACCACGCTACTATGTAGCTATTCGTCCCTTAATGCCTAATATATGCACTTGTATCAGATGCAGCACCGATGTCTCATGCCGAGTAGATTATCAAAGGGACATTTCATTATCAAAGCGCGACAAGAAGCGAGGAAACAAACATCACGTATTTCAATATCAAACAAGCGCCGATTTAGGCAGAAATGACCCCGGAATAAACCAATGAACTCCCATAACACATGTTTGTCTTAGTTGTCCAAACTATCTTGTGTTTTCAAGCATTTGTTGCTTAACTTATGAGGATGACTTCAGAGGCCAGCAGAGCAGTCAGGGTTTATTCATGATTTTTGCGCGTTCATATCGCAGGAACGCTCCAGCCTCGTGACTTGTCGCACAGTGGTGAATTGGCCCCTGTGCTTTCAGGGCACACAGACAATACTGAAGACGGAAGCACCGGATTCAGACTGCCGGTCTACAGCAGCAGCGGCGGGGATGACGCAGTGGCCAGCGCGATCAGCGCGGGCATCGAGGAAGCATCAGGCGTATTGGGAAACGAAGCTCGGTGAGCCAAACTTTTCCATGAAGTTCTTTCGATAGAGCAACTCACTGACACGACAGCGAATTCTGTGCATGTCTTGTTATGCTTGCACTTACGAACTTTTGAGAGAGATTGAAGTTCTGAGGATTCAAATTCCAAGTTTCAACTGCTGTTTACACGCTATGGCGCTGTCgtaaacaggaagctttagcccaTGATTTACTACGTAGGTGCATGGGAAAGGACGAATCAGTTTCCTCGACAACACACTGCACCAGCATTGGTGAAGATTGCGCAATTTAAAAGAAATACGCAATTAGCGTATTTGGAGCAATTGCGTGTTTTACTGATGTCATATAATTAAGTAAAAAGTCAGAACATCAAGCATCAGGATTACACCTTTTCAACTCGGCAATAAAAGCAATGCCAGGATTCTATCAACTGCACTTAATAATAAATAACAGAAATAACAATAACAAAATATGTGTGCAAGACAGCACCCTAAAATATGCTATTTCATGGCTAGATAGTTTGGCAATCCTTGTTCACGTAGTAACAATCTCACGGAAACTGCAAAAGTATGTCAAAATTGGTCACTGAGCATTCTCCAAGAGAGGCAGCTAATAGGACTTCGGTAGGTATATTTTTTGGCAACTTAAATTCGTACATTTTATGATTCTGTTCTTTTGAAACTTAGCTGTTTCAGAATTTTTCCATAGAATAAAACACAAATCAAAATTATGGTTGATAGTTTTCGAAATTTATATATTTAAATCAAATGAAATTATTTATTGAAATCCTTACAGAAGACAACAAAGAATTCTACTCTTAGACCTACGCGGGTTTTCCGAAAACACCACTTTTGCGGTCGTGGCCTGCTAATCACTTGccctaatatttatttatttatttattttatttatttatttatttatttatttatttatttagctagCTATAAGATGTTTACTGCATAATCTGGTCTCCATACTGGCCAAGCTGGCCAGATTATAAACGACGTGCATGTTAACACCACAAGAGTTGAACCACGCCATAAGGTTGCATGACTCCTGTTAACAACGGTAACAAGAATAGATATAGGTAAACAAATAAACTGCAGATTACCGCAACAGTCGCGCACAATGTTCATATAGAGCTTAGTGTAGATATTTCAAAATAAGACAAGAGAGAAGACACACTAGGCGCAGGCATCTGTGCTCTACAGgccgttttatttttttcttctcgcctgAATGGTACAAAAGATGTCATACCAATAATTACTTGACTCAACGCTTGCAGACATGATTAACTAACCGAGAAAAATGCTGTCGGCCATGGACAGAGGTACGAGAGAACTGCAGGTTGTTGGTTTTACATCAACGTTGATTGCAATGAACGTTGAAATGCATATTTGCACAACGAGATGAAGAGGCAAAAAGCTCCATGGCTTCGGCTGGAACGATGTAATGTTGGAATGCGAGTGGAATCTGAATGACTTGATACAAAGACTACAGAAATATTTGAACCCGGAAATATGTTCTTCCTATTTGATACGTATGGATTTAGCTATGACACATGATATCCGACGCGGAGTCCTTCCACCTATTCTTGTCAGGAATAACCCGAATAGTGCGCCTTTGCAGCACGACAGAAcaaagcagacaaaaaaaatgaaagaacgaaACAATGAAAGAGAGAATTACAGAAATAACAAAAGAACCTTTAAGTGTTGCGCAGGGTTCAAGCATGTGTGGTTGAAGAGGTCGACCTACTGCGTCATACGTTCATTACCAcagcggctcgttatgtcttgcaagaaggtTGATCCCTCCGATCCCATtccttaatgcattaccacgggTGCGgcaagctttcgccttcacatgTTAGAGAAGGGTATCATGCTGCAGTACCTTTTTTTACTCTTCTTAAACGAAAAGGTGTACTAAAAACGCGGACCCATTTTAGGTGATGCAAAACAGTCATTTTCCGCGCGAAATGTCTCACTTTCAGGAGTTTTCCCTGAATACTACTTTTCAGAGTGTTGAAGAAGCACGTGTATTTTAAATGTCTAGACCGGCTTTGTTTCCTGCCAGGCATTTCCTCTCACCTGCACTTGTTTTATGTAGGGTATGTATGATGCATTATTAAAGCACGGTTTTGTATTGCTTGCTACTCGAACGAAGATGGTTCTCATCTTGAAGTTCAGCAACAATCAAAAGCA includes:
- the LOC129381265 gene encoding uncharacterized protein; this translates as MIPNDVQGMLLEPEEGNSESCAVSVAPFRTGQTPYTGARRNPRMTQPRFAKPVINRVTANASTSSLLLRSSTSIDHGRPSTSRAGTEQATAILEDGARFPETSSVGQWNTQYHMANGTSSVPGTLQPRDLSHSGELAPVLSGHTDNTEDGSTGFRLPVYSSSGGDDAVASAISAGIEEASGVLGNEARFFSHVAFDRKYL